Proteins encoded within one genomic window of Candidatus Acidiferrales bacterium:
- a CDS encoding EutN/CcmL family microcompartment protein, with product MLIGRVIGDVVATQKSPSHEGQKILVVQPLNLDGSDRGEAILALDAVQAGIGEKVLVTTEGWSAMTAVERPNSPIDMAIVGIVDTVDLIENVK from the coding sequence ATGCTAATTGGCCGAGTCATCGGCGACGTGGTAGCCACCCAGAAATCACCCTCGCACGAGGGCCAGAAGATTCTGGTTGTCCAGCCGCTCAATCTCGACGGAAGCGATCGCGGCGAGGCCATCCTCGCCCTCGATGCGGTGCAAGCCGGGATCGGCGAAAAAGTTCTGGTCACCACCGAAGGCTGGTCAGCCATGACCGCCGTCGAGCGGCCCAACTCCCCCATTGACATGGCGATTGTCGGCATCGTGGATACCGTCGATCTCATCGAAAATGTGAAGTAG
- a CDS encoding EutN/CcmL family microcompartment protein, translating into MMLGRVIGNVVCTMKNASLEGKKILVVQPVGKDGKDRGKPVIALDAVGAGAGELVYWCRGREATYAWPEEVPTEATIVGIVDTVQIPEVGS; encoded by the coding sequence ATGATGCTTGGTCGCGTAATCGGCAACGTGGTCTGCACGATGAAGAACGCCTCGCTTGAGGGGAAGAAGATTCTTGTGGTGCAGCCGGTGGGGAAAGACGGCAAAGACCGCGGCAAGCCGGTGATTGCCCTGGATGCAGTCGGCGCCGGCGCGGGTGAGCTGGTCTATTGGTGTCGCGGGCGCGAGGCGACCTATGCCTGGCCGGAAGAAGTGCCGACGGAAGCGACGATTGTAGGCATCGTGGACACGGTCCAGATACCGGAGGTTGGAAGCTAG
- a CDS encoding type II toxin-antitoxin system HicB family antitoxin has product MKYRVILEPDLEAGGFVVSCPSLPGCHSQGETREEALANIRDAIEGYMASLKKHNLPLPSDCATPL; this is encoded by the coding sequence TTGAAGTACCGGGTCATCCTAGAGCCCGACCTGGAGGCAGGGGGATTTGTGGTGAGCTGCCCGAGCCTTCCGGGTTGCCACTCGCAAGGAGAAACTCGCGAAGAGGCTCTGGCTAATATCCGCGATGCCATTGAGGGCTACATGGCCAGCCTCAAGAAGCACAATTTGCCCTTGCCGAGCGATTGCGCCACCCCTCTCTAG
- a CDS encoding EutN/CcmL family microcompartment protein produces MLLARIVGTVVATRKDPRLEGKKLLVVKPISPEGADEAGYLVAVDTVDAGFRETVLIVQGSSARMAAECKDRPVDAAIVGIVDTVQLDAQHEAELAAARKK; encoded by the coding sequence ATGCTTTTAGCACGCATCGTCGGCACCGTCGTCGCGACGCGGAAAGACCCGCGGCTTGAGGGGAAGAAGCTGCTGGTCGTGAAGCCCATCTCGCCGGAGGGCGCGGATGAGGCCGGATACCTCGTCGCGGTGGATACGGTGGACGCGGGCTTTCGCGAGACGGTGCTGATCGTGCAGGGCAGTTCAGCGCGCATGGCCGCCGAATGCAAAGACCGGCCGGTGGATGCGGCGATTGTCGGCATCGTGGATACCGTCCAGCTCGACGCGCAGCACGAAGCCGAACTGGCAGCCGCAAGGAAGAAGTAA
- the eutM gene encoding ethanolamine utilization microcompartment protein EutM has product MGEALGMIETRGLVAMIEASDAMVKAAKVTLVGWEKIGSGYVTALVRGDVAAVKAATDAGAAAARRVGELIAVHVIPRPHGSLEDVLPIGKSALAAAK; this is encoded by the coding sequence ATGGGTGAAGCACTAGGAATGATCGAAACCCGCGGGCTGGTGGCGATGATTGAAGCCTCCGACGCCATGGTCAAGGCAGCCAAGGTCACGCTGGTCGGCTGGGAGAAGATCGGTTCGGGCTATGTGACCGCGCTCGTGCGCGGCGACGTGGCGGCGGTGAAGGCCGCCACCGATGCCGGCGCGGCTGCCGCTCGGCGAGTGGGCGAGCTGATTGCCGTGCACGTCATCCCGCGGCCGCACGGGTCGCTCGAAGATGTGCTGCCGATCGGCAAGTCGGCGCTGGCAGCAGCGAAGTAG
- a CDS encoding class II aldolase/adducin family protein, with the protein MTTRSDTITPGGLKSDDEHRADICNVGRWIHQRGYVAATDGNITVRLDNQRILTSPTAASKGMMEPDDLAIVDYQGKKISGRKAASSEIAMHLLIYKRRPDVNAICHAHPPVATGYAAANLPLSKALISEVVLALGCIPVAQYGTPGTPELTRALEPLVARYDAILMANHGVVTYGEDLRMAYFRMETVEHFARVSLVTELLGREVLLSSTDVEKLLEARRRYGIETAAPISAECPVTAEARREEPAPEASGRPVPAARREESYGGAMHQHGAGCACGLPAGGEGARFSLTPQELERLIDEAMRELHRR; encoded by the coding sequence ATGACCACCCGGTCTGACACGATCACTCCCGGCGGCTTGAAGAGTGACGACGAGCACCGGGCCGATATCTGCAACGTCGGGCGGTGGATTCACCAGCGCGGCTACGTGGCCGCGACCGACGGCAACATCACGGTGCGTCTCGATAACCAGCGCATCCTCACCAGTCCCACCGCTGCTTCCAAGGGCATGATGGAACCGGACGACCTGGCCATTGTGGACTACCAGGGCAAGAAGATCTCCGGCCGCAAGGCAGCTTCGTCGGAAATCGCCATGCACCTGCTGATTTACAAACGCCGCCCCGATGTGAATGCGATCTGCCATGCGCATCCGCCGGTGGCAACCGGGTACGCTGCCGCCAATCTTCCCCTCAGCAAGGCGCTCATCTCGGAGGTGGTGCTGGCGCTGGGGTGCATTCCGGTGGCGCAGTACGGCACTCCCGGCACGCCCGAACTGACGCGGGCGCTCGAACCGCTGGTGGCCCGCTACGATGCCATCTTGATGGCCAATCATGGCGTGGTAACGTACGGCGAAGATTTGCGGATGGCCTATTTCCGCATGGAGACGGTGGAGCACTTCGCCCGGGTTTCGCTCGTGACCGAACTTTTGGGAAGAGAGGTGTTGCTTTCCAGCACAGATGTGGAAAAATTGCTCGAAGCGCGGCGCCGGTACGGAATTGAGACGGCGGCGCCGATCAGTGCCGAGTGCCCGGTGACGGCTGAAGCCCGCCGTGAAGAACCCGCTCCCGAAGCTTCGGGACGACCTGTTCCGGCGGCGAGGCGCGAGGAAAGCTATGGCGGGGCCATGCACCAGCACGGCGCGGGCTGCGCCTGCGGCCTACCGGCCGGCGGCGAAGGTGCCAGGTTTTCTCTTACCCCGCAAGAGCTGGAACGGTTGATTGACGAGGCGATGCGCGAGCTGCATCGCCGCTAA
- a CDS encoding Glu/Leu/Phe/Val dehydrogenase: MVAVPPEREFQMYEAMAARFDVAAAKLGLDEGLVRVLRHPNKEITLYIPVAMDKGELQIFIGYRVQHSVVRGPGKGGIRYAPDVTLDEVRALASWMTWKCAVVNIPFGGAKGGVICDPAKLSTGELERITRRYTAELLDYLGPERDVPAPDLGTNEQTMAWVMDTYSMHVRHTVTAVVTGKPLDLGGSRGRHEATGRGCMIVCDKALEKFKRKRPETRVIIQGFGNVGSMAAKLMHEAGYKIVGIADVSGGIYHEKGLDVPKLLDLTSHGRFVKDFKEGQPVDRSEILFLDCDVLMPAAVENQITSKNANRVQAKILCEAANGPTTAPADDILERKGVFLIPDILANAGGVTVSYFEWVQDRQGYFWNEQLVNHRLEEIMVHSFDDVVRYAEIHKVTNRIAAYMLAIDRVAFALKLRGIYA; encoded by the coding sequence ATGGTTGCTGTGCCGCCCGAAAGAGAATTCCAAATGTATGAGGCCATGGCGGCGCGCTTCGACGTGGCTGCCGCCAAGCTCGGTCTCGACGAAGGGCTGGTGCGCGTCCTGCGCCACCCCAACAAGGAGATTACCCTCTACATTCCGGTGGCGATGGATAAGGGTGAGCTTCAAATCTTTATCGGTTATCGGGTGCAACATTCGGTCGTCCGCGGGCCGGGGAAGGGCGGCATCCGCTACGCCCCGGACGTTACGCTCGACGAAGTGCGAGCGCTGGCAAGCTGGATGACCTGGAAATGCGCGGTGGTCAACATCCCTTTTGGCGGCGCCAAAGGCGGCGTTATCTGCGACCCGGCCAAGCTGTCCACCGGAGAGCTCGAACGCATCACCCGGCGTTACACCGCCGAATTGCTCGACTACCTGGGCCCGGAGCGGGACGTCCCCGCCCCCGACCTGGGCACCAACGAGCAGACCATGGCCTGGGTGATGGATACTTACTCGATGCATGTGCGCCATACCGTTACCGCGGTGGTAACGGGCAAGCCACTCGACCTCGGCGGCTCGCGCGGCCGCCATGAAGCGACCGGGCGCGGTTGCATGATCGTCTGCGACAAGGCACTGGAGAAATTCAAGCGCAAACGGCCGGAAACCCGCGTGATCATTCAGGGCTTTGGCAACGTCGGCTCGATGGCCGCCAAGCTGATGCACGAGGCCGGCTACAAGATCGTCGGCATCGCCGACGTCAGCGGCGGCATCTATCATGAAAAAGGTCTGGACGTGCCCAAACTCCTCGACCTGACCTCCCATGGACGATTCGTCAAAGACTTCAAAGAGGGCCAGCCGGTGGATCGCAGCGAGATCCTCTTCCTCGACTGCGATGTCCTGATGCCCGCAGCCGTCGAAAATCAGATTACTTCCAAGAATGCCAACCGCGTCCAAGCGAAGATCCTCTGTGAGGCAGCCAATGGCCCCACCACCGCGCCCGCCGACGACATCCTCGAGCGAAAGGGCGTCTTCCTCATCCCCGATATCCTCGCCAACGCCGGCGGGGTAACGGTGAGCTACTTCGAGTGGGTGCAGGACCGCCAGGGCTATTTCTGGAATGAGCAGCTCGTCAATCACCGGCTGGAAGAGATCATGGTCCACAGCTTCGATGACGTCGTGCGCTACGCCGAAATCCACAAGGTAACTAACCGCATCGCGGCCTACATGCTGGCCATCGATCGAGTGGCCTTTGCCCTCAAGCTGCGCGGAATCTACGCCTGA
- a CDS encoding TIGR00282 family metallophosphoesterase, with translation MKILFIGDICGSAGRQIVKDRLPDILGQQAIELVIANCENAASGFGITPRLVEELLACGIDVLTSGNHIWDRKEILDYMAHQPRLLRPANYPSLAPGVGLYQGQTKAGTDVAVLNLQGRVFMPTIDCPFEAADRELARIPASTKIIVVDMHGEATSEKQAMGWYLDGKATVVIGTHTHVATADERILPQGTAYQTDVGMTGPHDSIIGMRKEGVLQRLRTQLPVRFDPAEGDVRMNALLVEANPATGRALSVARLCYRID, from the coding sequence TTGAAGATTCTCTTCATCGGCGACATTTGTGGTTCCGCCGGGCGACAGATCGTCAAGGATCGCCTGCCGGATATTCTGGGGCAGCAAGCCATCGAGTTGGTGATTGCCAACTGCGAAAACGCCGCCTCGGGCTTCGGCATCACTCCGCGGCTGGTGGAAGAGCTGCTCGCCTGCGGCATTGACGTGCTCACCTCGGGCAACCACATCTGGGACCGCAAAGAGATCCTCGACTACATGGCTCATCAGCCGCGGCTGCTTCGTCCCGCCAACTACCCCTCGCTTGCCCCCGGCGTCGGCCTTTATCAGGGCCAGACGAAAGCGGGCACCGATGTTGCCGTGCTCAACCTGCAAGGCCGCGTATTTATGCCGACCATCGATTGCCCCTTTGAAGCGGCCGATCGGGAACTGGCGCGCATTCCCGCTTCCACCAAAATCATCGTCGTGGACATGCACGGCGAGGCCACCAGCGAGAAGCAAGCGATGGGTTGGTATCTGGACGGCAAGGCAACCGTGGTCATCGGAACGCACACCCACGTCGCCACCGCCGATGAACGCATCCTGCCCCAAGGCACCGCCTATCAAACCGATGTCGGCATGACCGGTCCCCACGATTCGATCATTGGCATGCGCAAAGAAGGCGTGTTACAGCGGCTACGAACGCAGCTCCCGGTGCGCTTTGACCCGGCCGAGGGTGACGTCCGGATGAACGCCTTGCTGGTCGAGGCCAACCCGGCTACCGGCCGGGCCCTCTCCGTCGCCCGACTATGCTATCGCATCGACTAG
- a CDS encoding cell division protein ZapA encodes MPEPKSIRVEIYDQTYNLRGIEDEEYVRELAAYVDARMREISEATRTIDSLRLAVLAALHIADELHSQRGRPGETNEELRRRAVRCLELIDSALKQTA; translated from the coding sequence ATGCCGGAACCAAAGAGTATTCGCGTAGAGATCTACGACCAGACCTACAACCTTCGGGGCATTGAAGACGAGGAGTACGTTCGCGAACTGGCGGCTTACGTGGACGCGAGGATGCGCGAAATTTCCGAAGCCACCCGCACCATTGATTCGCTTCGCCTGGCCGTACTGGCGGCGCTGCACATTGCCGACGAGCTCCATTCCCAGCGTGGCCGTCCCGGCGAAACCAATGAAGAGCTGCGCCGTCGCGCAGTTCGCTGCCTGGAGTTGATTGATTCCGCGCTCAAGCAAACGGCTTGA
- the pheT gene encoding phenylalanine--tRNA ligase subunit beta — translation MKALLSWLREFVEIPVAPKQLGNDLTMAGLAVDGVTEEAGEVILELDLTTNRPDCLSHYGLAREIATLYSKPLKPLDAIGSGLATRPKESATAAASVTRVEIADPDLCCRYVARVIRGVKVAPSPDWLKKRLEAFGFQSINNVVDATNYVLAELGHPLHAFDMDTLAEQRIVVRRAKPGEKIRTLDGEERTLTRDNLVIADARLPAALAGVMGGEATEISFRSKNVLLESAWFDPISIRRTAKSLGLRTEASVRFERGADVERAGVAAERCAQLIQELAGGELLAGAVDCYPAKKPRPNVNFTRRELLRVMGQDVADEAIERILGALGFAPKRISPGNWQCSLPPWRLDVTREIDLMEEVARHHGFEKFPSRLPPAKVAAARLAQAAKEERIGETLHGLGYDEIISIPLESTEDNARFSALRPVLLANPIAEDASELRTSGLPSMIRALAWNLNRGQKNLRLYESGKRYLGEGAQPKETWVLSLGATGQVREKNVQEPARPYEFADLKGAVESVLSRFETGTIAWAPVRDAPFFHPGRSAQIEAGGQRLGALGQLAPRVAEASKLRQEVFLAELDLEALYSIPLRALRYQPLSRFPAVERDFSLILREGTSFGAVAEGVRRLGISELAGIEPVDIFRGRQVPEGHFSLLLRLTFQSAEATLTEDRINEYCERVVQALEAALEAKIRH, via the coding sequence ATGAAGGCGCTTCTTTCCTGGCTTAGAGAATTTGTCGAAATTCCCGTTGCGCCGAAGCAACTCGGGAATGATCTGACCATGGCGGGACTTGCCGTGGACGGGGTGACGGAGGAGGCCGGAGAAGTCATTCTCGAACTCGATCTCACCACCAACCGGCCGGATTGCCTCAGTCACTACGGTCTGGCCCGGGAGATTGCCACGCTCTATTCCAAGCCGCTCAAGCCGCTTGACGCGATTGGATCGGGGCTTGCCACCAGGCCGAAAGAGAGCGCCACGGCCGCCGCGTCCGTGACCCGAGTGGAAATCGCCGACCCTGATCTTTGCTGCCGGTACGTGGCGCGGGTCATCCGCGGCGTCAAAGTCGCGCCGTCGCCCGACTGGCTCAAGAAGCGCCTCGAGGCATTCGGTTTCCAGTCCATCAACAATGTGGTGGACGCGACCAACTATGTGCTCGCCGAGCTCGGCCATCCGCTTCACGCCTTTGACATGGACACGCTTGCCGAGCAACGTATTGTGGTCCGGCGGGCAAAGCCGGGCGAAAAAATTCGCACCCTGGACGGTGAAGAGCGCACGCTCACCCGAGACAATCTGGTCATCGCCGATGCGCGCCTTCCTGCGGCGCTGGCCGGGGTGATGGGCGGCGAGGCCACCGAAATCTCTTTCCGCAGCAAAAACGTTTTGTTGGAATCGGCCTGGTTTGATCCCATTTCGATCCGGCGCACTGCCAAATCGCTCGGCCTTCGCACGGAAGCCTCGGTGCGGTTCGAGCGCGGCGCGGACGTCGAGCGGGCGGGGGTGGCGGCCGAGCGTTGCGCGCAACTGATTCAAGAACTGGCCGGCGGCGAGCTCCTGGCCGGAGCTGTGGATTGCTACCCAGCCAAAAAGCCGAGGCCGAACGTAAACTTCACCCGCCGCGAACTGCTGCGGGTAATGGGGCAGGACGTGGCCGACGAAGCGATCGAGCGCATCCTGGGGGCGCTCGGCTTTGCGCCGAAGAGAATATCACCGGGCAACTGGCAATGTTCGCTTCCGCCATGGCGGCTCGACGTGACGCGAGAGATTGACCTCATGGAAGAGGTCGCGCGGCATCACGGTTTCGAAAAGTTCCCTTCCCGGCTGCCGCCAGCCAAGGTCGCAGCCGCCCGGCTGGCTCAGGCTGCCAAGGAGGAGCGAATCGGCGAAACCCTTCACGGGCTCGGCTACGATGAAATTATCTCGATTCCTCTCGAAAGCACCGAGGACAACGCGCGCTTCTCCGCGCTTCGCCCGGTGCTCCTGGCCAACCCGATCGCTGAGGATGCATCCGAACTGCGCACCTCCGGCCTGCCGAGCATGATTCGTGCGCTCGCATGGAACCTGAACCGCGGCCAGAAAAACCTCCGCCTATACGAAAGCGGCAAGCGATATCTCGGTGAAGGAGCGCAGCCGAAGGAGACCTGGGTACTCAGCCTCGGCGCCACCGGCCAGGTCCGCGAAAAAAATGTTCAGGAGCCGGCCCGCCCATACGAATTTGCCGATCTCAAGGGCGCGGTCGAGTCCGTGCTCAGCCGGTTTGAGACGGGGACGATTGCCTGGGCGCCGGTACGGGACGCGCCTTTCTTCCACCCGGGAAGATCGGCGCAAATCGAGGCAGGCGGGCAGCGCCTGGGCGCGCTGGGACAACTTGCTCCTCGCGTGGCGGAAGCTTCGAAGTTGCGGCAGGAGGTGTTTCTCGCTGAACTGGACCTGGAAGCGCTTTACAGTATCCCGCTGCGCGCTCTTCGCTATCAGCCGCTCTCGCGTTTTCCGGCAGTCGAACGCGATTTTTCCCTGATTTTGCGCGAGGGCACAAGCTTTGGCGCGGTGGCGGAGGGGGTGCGCCGGTTGGGCATCAGCGAATTGGCGGGGATCGAGCCGGTGGACATTTTTCGTGGCAGGCAAGTGCCGGAGGGCCACTTTAGCCTGTTGCTCCGGCTTACGTTTCAGTCGGCCGAGGCGACCCTGACGGAAGACCGGATCAACGAATACTGTGAGCGGGTTGTCCAGGCGCTTGAGGCCGCGCTCGAAGCAAAGATTCGCCATTAA
- the pheS gene encoding phenylalanine--tRNA ligase subunit alpha — MTTKTDSVAQTLAQLGITRAVQVAPLFAEVRARFDGQAARDLDEAGWSSMRHFWLGRKSGVITKITENWLKPASPELKRAVGQSLNELKAHVEALLEERRAAIERSGERAAAERERVDITLPGIAPAPGVKHIVRQTLEEMEEIFLSLGYQVAEGPEMETPYYNFEALNIPEHHPARDVMDTFYLDWPGLAPGSFLLRTHTSPVQVRWMEKHSPPVRIIVPGKVYRHDNPDSTHSFMFHQVEGLAVDTGLTFCDFKGTIEYFVQSFFGPAVKTRFRPSYFPFTEPSAEVDGSCIFCQGQGCRICKFSGWIELFGAGMVDPAVYGFVNYDGAALNGFAFGIGVERFAMLKYGINDIQLFFQNDVRLLRQFR, encoded by the coding sequence ATGACGACTAAAACCGACAGCGTCGCCCAGACGCTCGCACAACTCGGCATCACCCGTGCCGTTCAAGTTGCCCCCCTTTTCGCCGAAGTGCGCGCGCGGTTTGACGGCCAAGCCGCCCGCGACTTGGACGAAGCCGGATGGAGCTCGATGCGCCACTTCTGGCTCGGGCGGAAGTCCGGTGTGATCACGAAGATCACCGAGAACTGGCTGAAGCCCGCGTCGCCGGAACTGAAGCGGGCGGTCGGCCAGTCGTTGAACGAGCTCAAGGCGCACGTCGAAGCGCTGCTCGAGGAGCGCCGCGCCGCCATCGAGCGTAGCGGCGAGCGGGCGGCGGCGGAGCGCGAGCGCGTGGACATCACCCTGCCCGGCATTGCGCCAGCGCCCGGTGTCAAGCACATCGTCCGGCAAACGCTCGAGGAGATGGAAGAAATCTTTCTCTCGCTGGGCTATCAGGTTGCCGAAGGGCCGGAGATGGAGACGCCTTACTACAACTTTGAGGCGCTCAACATCCCGGAGCACCATCCGGCGCGGGACGTGATGGACACGTTCTATCTCGATTGGCCGGGGCTCGCGCCGGGAAGCTTCCTGCTGCGGACGCACACCTCGCCCGTCCAGGTGCGCTGGATGGAGAAGCATTCGCCGCCGGTGCGCATCATCGTCCCGGGGAAGGTCTATCGCCACGATAATCCCGATTCCACCCACTCCTTCATGTTCCATCAGGTCGAGGGCCTGGCGGTCGATACCGGCCTGACCTTCTGCGACTTCAAGGGCACGATTGAATATTTTGTGCAATCGTTTTTCGGCCCGGCCGTCAAGACGCGCTTCCGCCCGAGCTATTTTCCTTTCACCGAGCCGAGCGCCGAGGTGGACGGCTCCTGCATCTTCTGCCAGGGCCAAGGCTGCCGCATCTGCAAGTTTTCCGGCTGGATCGAGCTCTTCGGCGCCGGCATGGTGGACCCGGCAGTCTATGGCTTCGTGAACTACGACGGAGCCGCTCTCAACGGCTTCGCTTTTGGCATCGGCGTCGAACGCTTTGCCATGCTCAAATACGGCATCAACGACATTCAATTGTTCTTTCAGAACGATGTGCGATTGTTGCGGCAGTTTCGATAG
- the rplT gene encoding 50S ribosomal protein L20: MPRVKRGTKRRYRRKKILKAAKGYFLTKSKLYRSAKEAVNRALRFGYRDRRNRKRDFRRLWIARIGAAARNEGLSYSQFIHGLKTAGVELDRKVLADLAATDSAAFGQLAAAAKQALGPAPGGTPASA; the protein is encoded by the coding sequence GTGCCTCGCGTAAAACGTGGAACCAAGCGGCGGTATCGCCGCAAGAAGATTCTCAAGGCTGCCAAAGGCTATTTCCTGACCAAGTCGAAGCTTTATCGTTCGGCCAAGGAAGCCGTGAACCGGGCGCTGCGCTTCGGCTATCGCGACCGGCGCAACCGCAAGCGCGATTTTCGCCGCCTCTGGATCGCCCGCATTGGCGCGGCCGCCCGCAACGAAGGCCTGAGCTACAGCCAGTTCATCCACGGCCTTAAGACCGCCGGAGTGGAACTGGATCGGAAGGTGCTTGCCGACCTGGCAGCGACCGATTCCGCCGCCTTTGGCCAGCTTGCTGCCGCCGCCAAGCAGGCACTCGGTCCCGCCCCCGGCGGGACACCCGCATCCGCATAA
- the rpmI gene encoding 50S ribosomal protein L35 codes for MAKHKLKTHRGAAKRFRRTATGKIRRARAFKRHLLTGKPSKRMRQLGGTVIVDPSDVGRIRRMLPYLAKS; via the coding sequence GTGGCGAAGCATAAACTCAAGACGCATCGCGGCGCGGCCAAGCGTTTTCGCCGCACCGCCACGGGCAAAATCCGACGCGCTCGCGCCTTCAAGCGGCATCTGCTGACGGGCAAACCCTCGAAGCGCATGCGCCAACTCGGCGGCACCGTCATCGTGGATCCCTCCGACGTCGGCCGCATCAGGCGGATGTTGCCCTATCTGGCTAAATCGTAG
- the infC gene encoding translation initiation factor IF-3, producing MNERIRVREVRVIDDEGKQLGVMPPWEALKIAREKGLDLVEISPTVVPPVCKIMDYGRFLYQQNKKAHEARKHQKTVHIKEVKFRPATDEHDYNFKKNHIIRFLSEGDKVRAIIVFRGREMAHQEMGRGKLKRLIEEVSQHAMVEVPPRLEQNLFSVILAPKKTSGSAPPQQPAKPAAAAQPPSSQAPGKPAPGGSGQAAPKASGGQGGSGGEA from the coding sequence GTGAATGAGCGCATCCGGGTGCGCGAAGTGCGGGTGATTGACGACGAGGGCAAGCAGCTCGGCGTCATGCCGCCCTGGGAAGCGTTGAAGATCGCCCGGGAAAAGGGCCTCGACCTGGTGGAGATCTCTCCCACCGTCGTTCCGCCCGTTTGCAAGATCATGGACTACGGGCGGTTCCTTTATCAGCAGAACAAAAAAGCGCACGAGGCGCGCAAGCACCAGAAGACGGTGCACATCAAAGAGGTGAAGTTTCGCCCGGCAACCGACGAACACGATTACAACTTCAAGAAGAACCATATCATTCGGTTCTTATCCGAAGGCGACAAGGTGCGGGCGATCATCGTGTTCCGCGGCCGGGAAATGGCCCACCAGGAGATGGGCCGCGGGAAGCTGAAGCGGCTGATCGAAGAGGTGAGCCAGCACGCGATGGTGGAAGTCCCGCCGCGGCTCGAGCAAAACCTGTTTAGCGTGATTCTGGCGCCCAAAAAAACTTCCGGCTCGGCTCCGCCGCAGCAGCCCGCCAAGCCCGCCGCGGCGGCCCAACCACCGTCGAGCCAGGCTCCAGGCAAACCGGCGCCCGGTGGGAGTGGACAGGCTGCTCCCAAGGCATCGGGGGGGCAAGGGGGATCAGGTGGCGAAGCATAA